CTGCTAATCTGAGCACTTGAAGTACTTGTAttcttattgaagaagaaaactGATTTGTGGAAGTTAATAAGCTGACCAGAACAAGCACTTAAGTCTTCAATAACTTGAAGCAACTTGTTTGTTTGAACCAGATTAGCTTTGCAGAACAataagcaatcatctgcaaaaagaagGTGATTTATCTTGGGAGAAGATCTTGAAATCTTGAGAGAGTGGATCTCCCTGACTGATACCCCTTGTGGGAATGAAAGATGAAAAAAGTGATTCACTAATCATAATCTCAATTGAGGTAGTACTGATGCACTGATGAATGAGATGACATAATTTATCGCAGAAACCAAATTGTTTTAACACCCCATCAAGAAAAACCCATTCTAGCCTGTCAAAGGCTTTAGACATATCCATTTTTAAGGGTAAAGGACCAATTCTACCTCCTTTTTTCTTCATTGCTTTTACTAGTTCTTGAACAAGACAAATATTTTCAGATATTAGTCTACCTGGCACATATGCAGACTGCATTGGAGAAATAATTTGTACCATGTGTTGCTTGAGTCTGAGAGCTATCACTAGTAGAAAAGTGACATTTAGTAACAGTTCAAACTTTTATAAAGTAACAGTTCGTAAAATGCCTGTTACTAAATGTTAGATAGTTAAATATAACAGTAACACTTTTCGTAAGAACTGTTACATAATGTCATCCAGGTTGTATACTGTAACTGTTTTTATAGTAAGTATTACTATATACCCATGTTACTGTAACATATTTCGTATGTCGCCATTTCCATTACAGTTCTTTAAACCAACTGTTATTATATACCTTTGCTACCGTAACATATTTAATATGTCACCGTAGTTGGCATTATCGTAACGTTTTTTAAACTAAATGTTACTATATATCTATGTTACTGCAACATGTTTAATATGTTACCATAGTTGACATTATCGTGATATTTATGTAAATTATTTATTTGTATAACTAGTTTTTGGGTATCCGGTTCAAAAAAATAACTACTTATGGACTGACATTAATTTAACATCTTGATTAAGTTCTAAGCACGAGAGCTAGCCATGGCTCATATTGATTGTTATCTAAGGTTTGAGAAAAAATCGAATATAACACAAAATAATAAACAAGTTGTAAAAATATGTAggaatattaaaaatataaattgtgtTGTAGTTGCGTGGTGTGACGACGAATGTGGTGGAGGTATAGTTTACTGTCTTATgagagtaaatattttatttggataacattaaacaaaaggaaaacatgGAAGAGTGGTTCAAGAGTTATAATTAATGCAATAGGTCTCAAGGTAGAATCTTGTGAAGTGTACTTTTATGGAGTTTATATTTCATGTCCAAGAAGACCAACTCATGGTAGTGGAcgcggcggacatggtggtgacggttgtggagatgctagtgttgatggttgttgcagtgctggtggtggaggtagtggtggcgctagtggaggaggtaatggtagtcagtaaaaactgtcagtttttatgacagtttcaataaaaactgttacggttactcaaacaatagcaacagtTTGTTCCCAAACATGTTACAATAAACTTCTAACGGTAACGGTTTTATGTAAAATAGTTACAGTAGAAATTATTCAGTAACATATATTTGATAAAGTGTTACTGAAAACTACCAACaataatagttttagaatttatgagtcatttttcaatagcctttccgtaacagcttttataaactttccgtaacaggggctttagtaacaccgcagaaaaaactaaaactgttacgGAAATAATACAGTAACAGTTTTTAACTGTTACGGATCATCATTTTTCTACTAGTGTATAAATTTTGATATCAACTTGTAGATTGTATTACAGAGAGAAATAAGTCTGAAATCCTCAGGTTTGTGAGATCCACTAGCTTTGGGAATGAGTATGATTcttgtattatttattttcttgagCAAATAACCTGAGCTGAAAAAAGACTTCACCATCTTGCAAACATCATCCTTCACAATCTGCCACTGAGTTTGGTAAAAGCCAGGTGGGAATCCATCAGGCCCTGGACTGGTCCAAGGTTTCATTTTCATAAGAGCATCATAAATTTCaacatcttctgaaatcctagCCAGCATTTCATTATCTTGGTCTgtaatacatgaagaaatatatTGAAAGAATTGATAACAATCAGTTGGTTGAGAGGTAGTACTTATGTTTTTGAAATGTGTGATGAGAAGACTCTCTATAGAAGCTCTATGTTGATACCAAGAGCCATCTAGAGCAAGTAGAGAATCTATCTTGTTTTTGTCTCTTCTGTGATTAACTCTTGTATGAAAATACTTAGAATTCCTGTCCATATGATTGTAAAAATGATCTTTTGACTTCTGCATATTTGAACTAGCTTGGATTTCATTAAGCTTATCTATTTCAATTTCCAAGTTTTTAACTTGTTCAGTATTGTTGCCCTGTATATCTGAAGCTTGAAGAAGTGGCAATTCTTCTTGAAGTAAAGTAATCTTAGCCTGAATGTTTCGATAAGTTGCCTTACTCCATTTAGAAAGAATACATCTTGTATTTGAGAGCTTATCAATTAAGAGGAATGATGTAGAACCTGAAAGGTTAGTTTTCCAGGAAGACAAGATTTCATTCTTACAAGCATCATTTTGAAGCCAATGCTCAAAAAATTTCCAACATTTTCTAGAATTTCTAGAGTTACTATACATAGTTAACAAGATGGGAGCATGATCTGAACCTTTAATAGGAAGATGAGTAGTATTAGGGTAGGATAACATCCATTCACTATTAACTAGAGATCTATCTAGTCTGGATTTTATTTTACCTGTTCCATGGCTATTACTAATCCATGTGAACATGTTTCCACTATATCCTAGATCATGAAGGTCAGAATACTTGATGTACTCTAGAATTTCAGTAGAGGAAGGTTCAGAATAAGTATTTCTTTCAGCAGCATTCATGGTAATATTTAAATCTCCTAAGAGTGCCCAAGGGACATTCACTGAAGTACTTAATCTTTGGATGTATCTCCAC
This portion of the Papaver somniferum cultivar HN1 chromosome 11, ASM357369v1, whole genome shotgun sequence genome encodes:
- the LOC113324027 gene encoding uncharacterized protein LOC113324027 — translated: MIHALVKNDPSKEEWFLSCVYGTPYKNDQPSQWRYIQRLSTSVNVPWALLGDLNITMNAAERNTYSEPSSTEILEYIKYSDLHDLGYSGNMFTWISNSHGTGKIKSRLDRSLVNSEWMLSYPNTTHLPIKGSDHAPILLTMYSNSRNSRKCWKFFEHWLQNDACKNEILSSWKTNLSGSTSFLLIDKLSNTRCILSKWSKATYRNIQAKITLLQEELPLLQASDIQGNNTEQVKNLEIEIDKLNEIQASSNMQKSKDHFYNHMDRNSKYFHTRVNHRRDKNKIDSLLALDGSWYQHRASIESLLITHFKNISTTSQPTDCYQFFQYISSCITDQDNEMLARISEDVEIYDALMKMKPWTSPGPDGFPPGFYQTQWQIVKDDVCKMVKSFFSSVIALRLKQHMVQIISPMQSAYVPGRLISENICLVQELVKAMKKKGGRIGPLPLKMDMSKAFDRLEWVFLDGVLKQFGFCDKLCHLIHQCINDCLLFCKANLVQTNKLLQVIEDLSACSGQLINFHKSVFFFNKNTSTSSAQISSGNLQVRQLSISE